One genomic region from Methanocaldococcus fervens AG86 encodes:
- the truD gene encoding tRNA pseudouridine(13) synthase TruD — MCLFFFLKSLNSRGDFMKLRMKPEDFIVEEIVDFDKISGNKCYLYKLTKRNIESLRAFSYISKKFRIPLRDIGYCGLKDRHALTTQYVSIPKKYGKFSLDEPNLKLELIGESKFLLLGDLEGNRFTITVRGLKKEDIPKMKENLKYLEFGAPNYFDSQRFGSVFDKKFISKEVIKGNYEEAVKILLTKYKKSEKKIIKDLKRFIAKNWGDWNKIWNYIEKNNIKARLYVNMVKELKESGDYKKALSYVDDRLKKIFVAAYQSYLWNECVKELLSKYIPEEDRVYYEYECGTLMFYKKMDEDIFNMLKDKKFPTIAPDIEYSGEEKKIIEKILKNEGVGIKDLNNIGDLGRFIYSERKILSIPKNLKIGDFEEDELNKGKYKITLSYELEKGSYATIIIKRAFLGVKTKKRKR; from the coding sequence ATTTGTTTATTTTTCTTTTTAAAGAGTTTAAATTCGAGGGGTGATTTTATGAAGCTTAGAATGAAACCAGAAGATTTTATAGTTGAAGAGATTGTCGATTTTGATAAGATATCTGGAAATAAGTGTTATCTCTATAAATTAACAAAGAGGAATATAGAGAGTTTAAGGGCATTTTCATACATATCAAAAAAATTTAGAATTCCACTTAGGGATATTGGATATTGTGGGTTAAAAGATAGGCATGCTTTAACAACTCAATATGTATCGATACCAAAAAAATATGGAAAGTTTAGCTTAGATGAACCAAATTTAAAGTTAGAATTGATTGGAGAATCAAAATTTTTATTATTAGGTGATTTAGAGGGGAATAGATTTACAATAACAGTTAGAGGTTTAAAAAAGGAAGATATTCCAAAAATGAAGGAAAATTTAAAATATTTGGAGTTTGGGGCTCCAAATTATTTTGACAGTCAGCGGTTTGGTAGCGTCTTTGATAAAAAATTTATCTCCAAAGAGGTGATAAAAGGAAATTATGAAGAGGCTGTAAAAATATTATTAACAAAATACAAAAAATCTGAAAAAAAGATAATAAAGGATTTAAAAAGATTTATTGCTAAAAATTGGGGAGATTGGAATAAAATTTGGAATTATATTGAAAAAAATAATATAAAAGCAAGATTGTATGTAAATATGGTTAAAGAGCTTAAAGAAAGTGGAGATTATAAAAAGGCACTGAGTTATGTTGATGATAGGTTAAAGAAGATTTTTGTCGCTGCTTATCAAAGCTATTTATGGAATGAGTGTGTAAAAGAGTTGTTAAGTAAATACATACCTGAGGAGGATAGGGTCTATTATGAATATGAATGTGGAACTCTCATGTTCTACAAAAAAATGGATGAAGATATTTTCAACATGTTAAAAGATAAAAAATTTCCAACAATAGCTCCAGATATTGAATACAGCGGAGAGGAGAAGAAAATTATTGAAAAAATTTTAAAAAATGAAGGTGTTGGTATAAAAGATCTAAACAATATAGGGGATTTGGGAAGATTCATATATAGTGAGAGAAAGATTTTATCAATACCTAAAAATCTAAAGATTGGAGATTTTGAAGAAGATGAGTTAAATAAGGGAAAATACAAAATAACTTTGAGCTATGAATTGGAAAAGGGAAGTTATGCAACAATTATTATAAAGAGGGCTTTCTTAGGTGTAAAAACTAAAAAAAGGAAGAGATAA
- a CDS encoding TraB family protein: MKYIKVFNGVNECDIYLIGTAHVSKDSVEEVEKIISSTSPEGIAVELDDRRFFSLITNENKKISLKKVLEEGDFIKFFIYLILANSQKRIGESFGIKPGSEMKKAIEIAGRYGVPVYLIDRDINITLSRLIDKMSFKEKMKILWELLNSEDEDLEVNDDLLKEMVEHPEKFTKLLKEISPTIYEVMVDERDKFMAKRLFELSKGKNSLVAVVGAGHVEGIIRYLKKLESGDDIDLMELIKVRRKKKSLTKVLAYAISFLIIAIFLYAVYYALNNPELLEMITFQWVLFTGGLSALGVLLARGKLITALVAFLSAPITTLVPLPLAAVGTIAGLVELKYREITDKDLTGIINAESIKELLNNNLFRILLVATLSNIGASIGVFYCLGKFIGFLG, encoded by the coding sequence TTGAAATATATTAAAGTGTTTAATGGAGTTAATGAATGTGATATCTATTTAATTGGAACCGCCCATGTTTCAAAAGATAGTGTTGAAGAAGTTGAAAAAATCATATCCTCTACATCTCCAGAAGGGATTGCCGTAGAGCTTGATGATAGGAGGTTTTTCTCATTAATTACAAATGAAAATAAAAAAATAAGTTTAAAAAAGGTATTGGAAGAAGGAGATTTCATAAAATTTTTTATATATTTAATTTTGGCCAATTCTCAAAAAAGGATAGGGGAGAGTTTTGGAATAAAGCCTGGTAGTGAGATGAAAAAAGCTATAGAAATAGCTGGAAGATATGGGGTGCCAGTATATTTAATAGATAGAGATATAAATATCACATTATCAAGGTTGATAGACAAAATGTCCTTTAAAGAAAAAATGAAGATTCTTTGGGAGCTTTTAAACTCTGAGGATGAGGATTTAGAGGTGAATGATGATTTATTAAAGGAGATGGTTGAACATCCTGAAAAATTTACAAAACTGTTAAAGGAGATATCCCCGACAATATATGAAGTTATGGTTGATGAAAGAGATAAATTTATGGCTAAAAGATTATTTGAGTTAAGCAAAGGGAAAAATTCATTAGTTGCAGTTGTAGGGGCTGGACACGTTGAGGGAATTATAAGATATTTGAAAAAACTTGAAAGTGGGGATGATATAGATTTGATGGAATTAATAAAAGTGAGGAGAAAGAAAAAATCCTTAACAAAAGTTTTAGCTTATGCTATCTCATTTTTAATAATTGCTATATTTTTGTATGCCGTATATTATGCCTTAAACAACCCTGAGCTGTTAGAGATGATCACCTTTCAATGGGTGTTATTTACTGGGGGGTTATCTGCTTTAGGTGTTTTATTGGCGAGAGGTAAGTTAATAACCGCTTTAGTTGCCTTTCTCTCAGCCCCTATAACAACCCTCGTTCCATTGCCATTAGCAGCTGTTGGAACAATAGCTGGACTTGTAGAGTTGAAGTATAGGGAGATAACAGATAAGGATTTAACTGGAATAATAAACGCTGAATCAATAAAAGAGCTTTTAAATAACAATTTGTTCAGGATTTTGTTAGTTGCTACTCTCTCAAATATAGGCGCTTCTATTGGAGTATTTTACTGCTTAGGAAAGTTTATTGGATTTTTAGGATAA
- a CDS encoding ribose-phosphate diphosphokinase yields the protein MIVVSGSQSQNLAFKVAQLLNTKLTRVEYKRFPDNEIYVRVVDEINDDEAVIINTQKNQNDAIVETILLCDALRDEGVKKITLVAPYLAYARQDKKFNPGEAISIRALARIYSNIVDKLITINPHEIHIKDFFTIPFIYGDAVPKLAEYVKDKLDNPIVLAPDKGALEFAKTASKILNTEYDYLEKTRLSPTEIQIAPKTLDVNGRDVLIVDDIISTGGTMATAVKLLKEQGAKKIIAACVHPVLIGDALNKLYSAGVEEVVGTDTYLSEVSKVSVAEVIVDLLK from the coding sequence ATGATTGTAGTATCTGGCAGTCAATCCCAAAATTTGGCTTTTAAAGTAGCTCAGCTTTTAAATACAAAATTGACAAGAGTGGAGTACAAAAGATTCCCAGATAATGAAATTTATGTTAGAGTGGTGGATGAAATCAACGATGATGAGGCAGTTATAATAAATACACAAAAAAATCAAAATGATGCAATTGTAGAGACGATTTTGCTATGTGATGCTTTAAGAGATGAGGGAGTTAAAAAAATAACCTTAGTTGCTCCATACTTAGCTTACGCAAGACAAGATAAAAAATTCAACCCTGGAGAAGCTATAAGCATTAGGGCTTTAGCAAGAATCTACTCAAACATTGTTGATAAACTCATAACCATCAACCCACACGAAATACACATAAAAGATTTCTTCACAATCCCATTCATCTATGGAGATGCAGTTCCAAAATTGGCTGAATATGTTAAAGATAAATTAGATAACCCTATCGTCTTAGCTCCAGACAAAGGAGCTTTAGAATTCGCTAAAACGGCATCTAAAATCCTAAATACTGAATACGATTACTTAGAAAAAACAAGACTCTCCCCAACAGAAATTCAAATAGCTCCAAAGACATTAGATGTTAATGGAAGAGATGTTTTGATTGTTGACGACATAATCTCTACTGGAGGAACTATGGCTACTGCAGTAAAGTTGTTGAAAGAGCAGGGAGCTAAGAAGATAATCGCCGCGTGTGTTCATCCTGTTTTAATTGGAGATGCTCTAAACAAGCTTTATTCAGCTGGTGTTGAAGAGGTTGTAGGAACTGACACATACCTATCAGAGGTTAGCAAGGTTAGTGTTGCAGAGGTTATCGTTGATTTATTAAAATAA
- the pheT gene encoding phenylalanine--tRNA ligase subunit beta translates to MPTINVKKVDLERLVNMPLEDEFIEEKFPMMGVEVEGIFEEDGEKVIQFSINPNRPDYLSAEGLARGFRGIIGIETGLKKYDIEYSDVKLYNEGVETRPYIAAAMVKGVIIDDYVLESIINLQEKLHWVMGRDRKKVAIGIHDVDKVKPPFYYKEVKGDEIKFVPLNYDEEITPKEILEKHEKGIKYAHLIKDDRFPIILDSEGNVLSMPPIINGELTRVTTETRNLFIDVTGTDKYAVEKTLNIIVTALAERKYGKIHAVEVIKDNKKIIYPDLKEDVVETTPEFINKILGTNLTPGAIINYLRRCRLDAQFADNKIKVYIPAYRVDVFGEIDIAEEVAIAYGYNKFTGEYPIIGTIGELNKLEKKCDFIREIMVGFGFYEVINLMLSNDDVLFKKMRIEDSNYIEVLKPASIEHRIVRKSILPLLMETLRINKHKELPQKIFEIGDCVIIDENTETRSRVVKKIAGVIVDNETNFNEIKSYVEGLLRELKIKYEIDNFEHPSFIKGRCAKIIKDGKIIGYFGEIHPEVITNFELEFPVVGFELEIE, encoded by the coding sequence ATGCCTACAATAAATGTTAAGAAAGTTGATTTAGAGAGATTGGTAAATATGCCATTAGAAGATGAATTTATTGAAGAAAAGTTTCCAATGATGGGTGTTGAAGTTGAAGGCATCTTTGAAGAAGATGGAGAAAAAGTTATCCAATTTTCAATAAATCCAAATAGACCTGATTATTTAAGTGCTGAAGGTTTGGCAAGAGGGTTTAGAGGAATTATTGGGATAGAAACAGGTTTAAAAAAATATGATATCGAATATTCTGATGTAAAGCTATACAATGAAGGTGTTGAAACAAGACCATATATAGCTGCGGCTATGGTTAAAGGGGTTATTATTGACGATTATGTTTTAGAGAGCATAATAAACCTCCAAGAAAAATTACACTGGGTTATGGGTAGAGATAGGAAAAAAGTGGCAATAGGAATTCATGATGTTGATAAGGTTAAGCCTCCTTTCTATTACAAAGAAGTTAAAGGGGATGAGATTAAATTCGTTCCATTAAACTATGATGAAGAGATAACACCAAAAGAGATTTTAGAAAAACATGAAAAAGGGATAAAATACGCTCATTTAATTAAAGATGATAGGTTTCCAATCATTTTAGATAGTGAAGGAAACGTTTTATCCATGCCACCAATAATCAACGGAGAATTAACAAGGGTTACAACTGAAACAAGGAATTTATTTATTGATGTTACTGGAACTGATAAATATGCCGTAGAAAAAACTCTAAATATCATCGTCACTGCATTAGCAGAGAGGAAATATGGTAAAATACATGCTGTTGAAGTAATTAAAGATAATAAAAAGATTATTTATCCAGATTTGAAAGAAGATGTCGTGGAAACTACTCCAGAGTTTATAAACAAAATTTTGGGGACTAATTTAACACCCGGGGCTATAATAAACTATTTGAGAAGATGTAGATTAGATGCTCAATTTGCAGACAATAAAATAAAGGTTTATATTCCTGCATATAGGGTGGATGTATTTGGAGAGATTGATATTGCTGAAGAGGTAGCTATCGCCTACGGCTACAACAAATTCACTGGAGAATATCCAATTATTGGAACTATTGGAGAACTAAATAAATTGGAAAAGAAGTGTGATTTTATAAGAGAGATTATGGTTGGATTTGGATTCTATGAGGTTATAAACCTAATGCTATCAAATGATGATGTCTTATTTAAAAAGATGAGAATTGAAGACAGCAATTACATAGAAGTTCTAAAACCTGCATCAATTGAACATAGAATTGTTAGGAAAAGCATTCTACCATTATTAATGGAAACTTTAAGGATAAACAAACATAAGGAGTTGCCACAAAAAATATTTGAGATTGGAGATTGCGTAATTATTGATGAAAATACTGAAACAAGATCAAGGGTTGTTAAAAAAATAGCTGGAGTTATTGTAGATAATGAAACGAACTTTAATGAGATAAAGAGCTATGTTGAGGGCTTATTAAGAGAGCTCAAAATTAAATACGAGATTGATAATTTCGAACATCCATCATTTATTAAAGGAAGATGTGCAAAGATAATAAAGGATGGAAAAATCATTGGATACTTTGGGGAAATTCACCCAGAGGTTATTACAAACTTTGAATTGGAGTTTCCAGTTGTTGGGTTTGAATTAGAGATTGAATAA
- a CDS encoding aspartate kinase — protein MVTVMKFGGTSVGSGERIRNVAKIVVKKKKEDDVVVVVSAMSEVTNALVDISQQALDVRDIAKIGDFIEFIKEKHYKAIEEAIKSEEIKEEVKKIIDSRIEELEKVLIGVAYLGELTPKSRDYILSFGERLSSPILSGAIRDLGEKSIALEGGEAGIITDNNFGSARVKRLEVKERLLPLLKEGIIPVVTGFIGTTEEGYITTLGRGGSDYSAALIGYGLDANVIEIWTDVSGVYTTDPRLVPTARRIPRLSYIEAMELAYFGAKVLHPRTIEPAMEKGIPILVKNTFEPENEGTLITNDMEMSDSIVKAISTIKNVALINIFGAGMVGVSGTAARIFKALGEEDVNVILISQGSSETNISLVVSEEDVDKAINALKREFGDFGKKSFLNNNLIRDVSVDRDVCVVSVVGAGMKGAKGIAGKIFTTVSESGANIKMIAQGSSEVNISFVIDEKDLLNCVRKLHERFIEKRNG, from the coding sequence ATGGTAACTGTAATGAAGTTTGGAGGAACTTCAGTAGGTTCTGGAGAAAGAATTAGAAATGTAGCAAAAATAGTGGTAAAAAAGAAAAAAGAAGATGATGTTGTTGTTGTAGTTTCAGCTATGAGTGAGGTAACAAATGCCTTAGTAGATATTTCCCAACAGGCTTTAGATGTTAGAGATATTGCAAAAATAGGGGATTTTATAGAATTTATAAAAGAGAAACACTATAAAGCTATAGAAGAGGCTATAAAATCTGAAGAAATAAAAGAAGAGGTTAAAAAGATAATTGATAGCAGAATTGAGGAGTTGGAGAAGGTTTTAATTGGAGTTGCTTATTTAGGAGAGCTAACACCAAAATCAAGAGATTACATCTTATCATTTGGAGAGAGGCTTTCTTCCCCAATACTAAGTGGAGCTATTAGGGATTTAGGAGAAAAATCAATAGCTTTAGAAGGAGGAGAGGCAGGAATTATAACCGATAACAACTTTGGTAGTGCAAGGGTTAAAAGATTGGAAGTTAAAGAGAGGTTATTGCCACTATTAAAAGAGGGAATTATCCCAGTGGTTACTGGATTTATAGGAACTACTGAGGAAGGGTATATAACAACCTTAGGAAGGGGAGGAAGTGATTACTCAGCTGCTTTAATTGGTTATGGTTTAGATGCAAATGTTATTGAAATATGGACTGATGTTAGTGGAGTTTATACAACAGACCCAAGGTTAGTGCCAACTGCAAGAAGAATTCCAAGATTGAGTTATATAGAGGCAATGGAATTGGCATACTTTGGAGCTAAGGTTTTACATCCAAGGACTATAGAGCCAGCAATGGAAAAGGGGATTCCAATATTGGTAAAAAATACATTTGAGCCAGAGAATGAAGGAACTTTGATAACCAATGATATGGAGATGAGCGATAGTATTGTTAAGGCAATATCTACAATAAAAAACGTTGCCCTCATAAATATATTTGGGGCTGGAATGGTTGGAGTTAGTGGAACAGCGGCAAGAATATTTAAAGCTTTAGGAGAAGAGGATGTTAATGTCATTTTAATAAGTCAAGGTTCTTCTGAAACAAACATTTCCCTTGTAGTTAGTGAGGAGGATGTGGATAAAGCAATAAATGCATTAAAAAGAGAGTTTGGAGACTTCGGAAAGAAGAGCTTTTTAAATAACAATTTAATTAGGGATGTGAGCGTTGATAGAGATGTTTGTGTAGTTTCAGTTGTTGGAGCTGGAATGAAAGGGGCTAAGGGCATAGCTGGAAAGATATTCACAACAGTATCTGAAAGTGGAGCGAATATAAAGATGATTGCTCAAGGTTCTTCTGAAGTAAATATATCATTTGTTATCGATGAAAAAGACTTATTAAATTGTGTAAGAAAATTACATGAGAGATTTATTGAAAAAAGAAATGGCTAA
- a CDS encoding tetratricopeptide repeat protein, translating to MDENVKKAEYYYKKGVEIGNKGDVEKALEYFNKAIKLNPFYIDAWFNKALALRILGRYEEARKCFFLEV from the coding sequence ATGGATGAGAATGTTAAAAAGGCAGAATATTATTACAAAAAAGGTGTTGAAATAGGAAATAAAGGAGATGTGGAAAAGGCTTTGGAGTATTTTAATAAGGCAATTAAACTAAATCCATTTTATATAGATGCATGGTTTAATAAAGCTTTGGCTTTGAGAATTTTGGGAAGGTACGAAGAGGCAAGGAAGTGTTTTTTTTTAGAGGTTTAA
- a CDS encoding radical SAM/SPASM domain-containing protein: MKAEEMAMVFSKLILNPITRKQILGLFKKGENGKLIIENYLDAYAKGKEVNSIKYKVLKEILDKGLKTFAGECYKETFKEYLKDPYFKRGLISVVRGLGYFGVKKPFTSGSPFLVVWDVTYRCNLRCKHCYANAGKPLEDELNTEEAKKVIDILGNAGVVALAFSGGEPLMRKDLFDLINRAKDYGMSVSIATNGTLLTKENVKKLKEHEVDFIQISLDGTKETHEKFRGIKGIYEKTINGIKNVVEEGICCAIAITATKLNYKDVPKVMDLAEELGVNFFMLYNYIPVGAGDFDIDLSPEEREDLLNMLWEKLNSDTGKKCKTAFLSTAPYYSRIALEHNRYYLATHFANVDLDKNEHLKSLADFIGGCGCGRFYLSLRANGDIQPCVFFPLKLGNIREFNDENDFLEFWRNNKVLNDLRDRDKLKICGKCKYRYVCGGCRARAYSYYRDYLREDPGCILTKKLS, from the coding sequence ATGAAAGCTGAAGAAATGGCAATGGTATTTTCAAAATTGATATTGAATCCAATCACAAGAAAACAAATACTGGGACTTTTTAAAAAAGGTGAAAATGGAAAGTTAATAATTGAAAATTATTTAGATGCTTATGCAAAGGGGAAGGAGGTAAATTCAATAAAATACAAAGTCCTAAAGGAAATTTTAGATAAAGGACTTAAAACTTTTGCTGGAGAGTGTTATAAAGAAACATTTAAAGAATATTTGAAAGACCCATACTTTAAAAGAGGATTGATAAGTGTTGTAAGGGGATTAGGATATTTTGGAGTTAAAAAGCCCTTCACTTCTGGCTCTCCTTTCTTAGTTGTATGGGATGTAACGTATAGATGTAATTTAAGATGCAAGCATTGTTATGCAAATGCTGGGAAGCCATTAGAAGATGAATTAAATACAGAAGAGGCTAAGAAAGTTATAGATATTTTAGGAAATGCTGGGGTTGTAGCTTTGGCGTTTTCTGGAGGAGAGCCGTTAATGAGGAAGGATTTATTTGATTTAATAAATAGGGCAAAAGATTATGGCATGTCTGTTTCTATAGCAACAAATGGAACTTTATTAACAAAAGAGAATGTGAAAAAATTAAAAGAGCATGAAGTAGATTTTATACAAATAAGTTTGGATGGAACAAAGGAAACTCATGAGAAATTTAGAGGAATAAAGGGAATCTATGAGAAGACAATTAACGGAATAAAGAATGTTGTTGAGGAAGGGATATGCTGTGCAATAGCCATAACTGCAACTAAGTTAAATTATAAAGATGTTCCTAAAGTCATGGATTTAGCTGAAGAGCTTGGAGTTAATTTCTTTATGCTCTACAACTACATTCCAGTAGGTGCTGGAGATTTTGACATAGATTTGTCTCCTGAAGAGAGGGAAGATCTGTTAAACATGTTGTGGGAAAAATTGAATAGTGATACTGGGAAAAAATGCAAAACAGCGTTTTTATCGACAGCTCCATATTACTCAAGAATTGCATTGGAGCATAATAGATATTACCTTGCAACACATTTTGCAAATGTTGATTTGGATAAAAATGAGCATTTAAAAAGCTTAGCTGATTTTATCGGCGGTTGTGGATGCGGAAGATTTTACTTAAGTTTGAGGGCTAATGGGGATATTCAACCATGTGTATTCTTCCCATTAAAATTAGGGAATATTAGAGAATTTAATGATGAAAATGACTTTTTGGAGTTTTGGAGAAATAATAAGGTATTAAATGATTTGAGAGATAGAGATAAGTTAAAAATCTGTGGAAAATGTAAGTATAGATATGTATGTGGTGGTTGTAGGGCAAGGGCTTATTCATACTATAGAGATTATTTAAGAGAAGATCCTGGATGTATTTTAACTAAAAAACTCTCATAA
- a CDS encoding OsmC family protein: protein MNPEMIKEMMNSEMAKEMAPKMMPEIMPEALNKFLPYIPEDKRKEFIAKIVDIIVSKDEKKEIYAEFLDMFETLLNIKGLIVHSRGGKGSVKEMVSPMDLFLAGLCGCICIAVGNTLKDNNIKAEVKVDGKVEKSFELGKITKVTLNIHVKVDGDVDKEKLKDIILEGSKKCLISNSLNCEVEKNVIFE from the coding sequence ATGAACCCAGAAATGATTAAAGAAATGATGAATTCAGAAATGGCTAAGGAGATGGCTCCAAAGATGATGCCAGAAATTATGCCTGAAGCTTTAAACAAATTTCTGCCATACATTCCAGAAGATAAAAGAAAAGAGTTTATAGCAAAGATTGTCGATATAATAGTAAGTAAAGATGAGAAAAAGGAAATTTACGCCGAGTTTTTAGATATGTTTGAAACCTTATTAAACATTAAGGGGCTAATAGTTCATTCAAGGGGAGGAAAAGGTAGTGTAAAAGAAATGGTATCTCCAATGGACTTATTTTTAGCTGGATTATGCGGATGTATCTGTATAGCGGTTGGAAACACATTAAAAGATAATAACATTAAAGCAGAAGTAAAAGTTGATGGAAAAGTTGAAAAATCATTTGAATTGGGAAAAATAACAAAAGTAACTCTAAACATACATGTAAAAGTTGATGGAGATGTTGATAAAGAAAAATTGAAAGATATTATTTTAGAGGGCTCCAAAAAATGTTTAATAAGCAATAGTTTAAATTGTGAGGTTGAGAAAAACGTTATATTTGAATAA
- a CDS encoding DUF166 domain-containing protein, with protein sequence MAKILVVTDGAYGYRIRGTVDSFGKKNEFIGIYKIEKPNDLVVDDIEFPEELLEKIKEADILLLYTQHPDNTYYLCYEARILNEDIAIIVATWKGEGEKKELRKFDAICPEEMCLLDENEVGDLINKYPKLKEFLEEFGAPKVKVYVKDNKVVDVEVLRTSICGSTLFMAKLMKGMEVNDLEEFGKKSAMLIQRYPCVAGKIKIFRGDCKKQKALNIHKEAVLKGITYI encoded by the coding sequence ATGGCAAAGATTTTGGTTGTTACTGATGGGGCTTATGGTTATAGAATTAGAGGAACAGTAGATTCATTTGGAAAGAAAAATGAGTTTATTGGCATATATAAAATTGAAAAACCTAATGATTTGGTTGTGGATGACATAGAATTTCCAGAGGAATTATTGGAAAAGATTAAAGAGGCAGACATTTTATTGCTATATACTCAACATCCAGACAACACATATTATTTATGCTATGAAGCAAGGATATTGAATGAAGATATTGCCATAATAGTTGCTACGTGGAAAGGAGAGGGGGAAAAGAAAGAGCTGAGAAAGTTTGATGCTATATGTCCAGAAGAGATGTGTTTATTAGATGAGAATGAGGTTGGGGACTTAATAAATAAATATCCAAAGTTAAAGGAGTTTTTAGAGGAATTTGGAGCTCCAAAGGTTAAAGTTTATGTTAAAGATAATAAGGTTGTAGATGTTGAGGTTTTAAGAACTTCAATATGTGGCTCAACTCTATTCATGGCTAAGTTGATGAAAGGGATGGAAGTTAATGATTTGGAAGAGTTTGGCAAAAAATCAGCCATGTTAATCCAGAGATATCCATGCGTTGCCGGAAAGATAAAGATTTTTAGAGGTGACTGTAAAAAGCAAAAAGCTTTAAACATACATAAAGAGGCAGTTTTAAAGGGGATAACTTATATTTAA
- the tdt gene encoding TDT family transporter, with product MLDACESKLDVIKNFVPSWFAAVMGTGILAINSLLYSGYLPILKDVSVILFYFNVLLFFVLLVPWTLRWIIFPKNALADLKHPVLSAFYPTIAVGCLVLGADFISIGNNMFWGEVFWSLGAVGMVLFSLIVLFYMFKSDSIKLDHVNPGWYIPPVGLVVIPIAGSLIMPHLTGIWHELAVLINYFGWGTGFFLYLALLAVVVYRFILHHPLPSAMAPTVWINLGPIGAGIVALINMVNNSPFITVKEPFYIFSFVFWGFGLWWSVMAMIMTAYYIKKLKLPYAMSWWAFIFPLGAYVASSHLVYNIFKFQMIDYIGFVLYWLLFAFWAITLIKTSAKVYTGEVFKGH from the coding sequence ATGTTAGATGCATGTGAATCAAAATTGGATGTAATAAAAAACTTCGTTCCTTCATGGTTCGCCGCAGTAATGGGAACTGGGATTTTGGCAATCAATAGCTTATTGTATTCTGGTTATTTGCCAATTTTAAAAGATGTTTCTGTTATATTATTTTACTTTAATGTGTTGTTATTCTTTGTTCTCTTAGTCCCATGGACTTTAAGATGGATAATATTCCCTAAAAATGCCTTAGCAGATTTAAAACATCCAGTTTTAAGTGCATTCTATCCAACCATTGCAGTTGGTTGTTTAGTTTTAGGAGCTGATTTTATAAGTATAGGGAATAATATGTTTTGGGGAGAAGTATTTTGGTCTCTTGGAGCAGTTGGGATGGTTTTATTCAGTTTAATAGTTTTATTTTATATGTTTAAATCAGACAGTATAAAATTAGACCACGTTAATCCTGGATGGTATATTCCACCAGTAGGTTTAGTTGTTATTCCAATAGCTGGAAGTTTAATAATGCCTCATTTAACTGGAATTTGGCATGAGTTGGCAGTTCTTATTAATTACTTTGGATGGGGAACCGGATTTTTCCTATATTTGGCTTTATTGGCTGTTGTAGTTTATAGATTTATACTGCATCATCCTTTACCTTCAGCGATGGCTCCAACGGTCTGGATTAATTTAGGTCCGATAGGAGCTGGAATTGTTGCTTTAATAAATATGGTAAACAACTCACCATTTATAACTGTAAAAGAGCCATTTTATATTTTTTCCTTTGTATTCTGGGGCTTCGGTTTGTGGTGGAGTGTAATGGCAATGATTATGACAGCATATTATATTAAAAAACTAAAACTGCCTTATGCAATGTCTTGGTGGGCATTCATCTTCCCCTTAGGGGCTTATGTAGCATCATCCCATTTAGTTTATAACATATTCAAATTTCAGATGATTGATTATATTGGCTTTGTGTTATATTGGCTTTTATTCGCCTTCTGGGCAATAACTTTAATAAAAACATCTGCCAAAGTATATACTGGGGAAGTGTTTAAAGGGCATTAA